The Mycobacterium seoulense genomic interval TCGGCCAGCTCCACGGGCGACCCGGCATAGCGATACGGCGATCCGTCGATGCGGTGACGGTTGTGATACGCGATGGCACAGTCGAATCCGAGCAGGCGGGTGGCGATGGCCGAACCGATGCGGCCCAGACCCAGGATCCCGACCTGCAGGCCACTGACGTCGCGGCCGTACGGGAATGGGCCGTCGCGCACCCATCTGCCCGCCCGCACGTAGCGGTCCGCCGCCCCGAAGCGGCGCAGGGTCATCAGGATCAGGCCCACGGCGGTGTCGGCCACCGTGTCCGAAAGCACGTCGGGCGTATTGCTGACGCCGATGCCGCGGCGCCGCGCCGCCGGCAGGTCGATCAGGTCCACCCCGGCGCCGTTGTTGACGATCACCTCCAGGTTCGGCAGCGCCGCCATCGTGTCGGCGTCGACGCCGGGCGGCCCCGAGGTGATCACCACCCGGATGCCGGCCGCATGCTCGGACAGGAAGTCAGCCCGCCCGGGGCCGTCGGGGAGCGTCGCAATGTCGTAGCGCGCGGTCAACTCGGCTTCGAAGGTCCGCTCGAAGTTGCCGACCCGCAGCGCGCTGCTGAGCTTTTTTGTCGTCACCCGTACATCATCGGGGTGGGGGAAATATCCCGGCGCCGGGCGTCGTTGTGGATCGCGACGGTGTCGGGCATTCCCCCGGGTACCACTTCAGAATCGTCGCTTCGAGCGACCACTTGCCGAGAGGCGTGAAGACGGCACCGTCCCAGACTTTTCCGTCGCACGCGGGAAGCAATCCCGCCGCGGTGCGGTTGCACCGCGAATGCGCATTGGAGTTGTCTTCCCGCAAACCGAGCTCGGCGGAGACCCCGCGGTCGTGCGCGCGTACGGACAGGGCGTCGAAGGGCTCGGATTCACCCACATCCTCGCCTACGACCACGTCGTGGGCGCCGACCCGAGCGTGCACCGAGGCTGGGACGGCCCCTACGACATCGACTCGACCTTCCATGAGCCGTTCGTCATGTTCGGCTACCTGGCAGCGATCACTTCCCTCGAACTCGTGACCGGTGTCATCATCCTGCCGCAGCGGCAGACGGCGCTGGTGGCCAAGCAAGCGGCCGAAGTCGATCTGTTGACCGGCGGCCGATTCCGGCTCGGCATCGGAGTGGGCTGGAACGCGGTCGAATACGAGGCGCTGGGCGAGAAGTTCACCAATCGGGGGAAGCGCTCCGAGGAGCAGGTCGAGCTGATGCGCAGGCTGTGGACCCAACGGTCGGTCACCTTCGACGGCACCTATCACACCGTGACCGCAGCGGGACTGGCACCGCTGCCCACCCAACGCCCGATCCCGGTGTGGATCGGCACGGCGTCACAACGCGGTTGGGAGCGCGTGGGACGGCTCGCGGACGGCTGGTTCCCGATGACCGGCCCCGGACCGGGCCTGGACCACGCGCGCGAACAGGTGCGCCGCGCGGCCGCGGCCGCCGGCCGGGACGCGGAAAGCCTGGGCATGGAAGGCCGGGTCAATTGGACCGGCGACCGGGACAAGGCCGCCGCGGCCATCGCCGCCTGGCGAGCCGCCGGTGCCACCCATGTGTCGGTCAACACGATGCAGTCGGGGTTCGCGACCGTCGACGACCACCTCGCCGCGCTGGAGCGGATCGCCGCCGACCTTAGGTAGCGGCACAACCTGGCTACCCGGCGTCGGCCTCGACCAGGCTGAGGTGGACGGCGCGGCGATTGGTCTTCGGCGATTTGTCCACGCGTGCATGGGGATTCATCAGCCCGTGAGTTAGCTTGACCTCGCCCCCCGTCGCGCAATGCCGGCGCTGCCAGTCGCTGATCGCCTGGTGCGCCGCGTGATCGAGGTAAGTGGCCATCATGTGGATGGTGACCGTGGTGCGCTCGGGAATGGTCGCGAGCACTCCGGTCAGTCGCGGCAGGGCCAGGAAGGTGCAGGCCCCTTCGACAGTCAGCTGCCATTCGTCACCGACGGCCTTCGCTTCCACCCTGGCCCGCACCACCCGCCATCCGGTCACCATGACCGCCACCGCGAGTCCGATCATGACGCCGTGCAGCAGATTGAGGAAGACGACGCCGACGATGGTCACCAGATAGACGGCGAGATCGCCGTTGCGCAACGCGGTTTCGATGTGTGCCGGCTTCAGCAGCTCGATTCCGATGACGATGAGCAACCCCGCGAGCGCCGCGGTGGGGATCTGTTCGACCAATCCGGCGAAGGGTAGGGCGAACATCAGGATCCACACCCCGTGCATGATCGTCGACGCGCGAGTTCTGGCTCCCGCGTTGACGTTAGCCGCGCTGCGCACGATCACGCCCGCGATCGGAAGCCCGCCGATCGCGCCCGAAACCATGTTCGCCGCGCCCTGCCCGATCAACTCGCGGTTGAAGTCGGTACGCGCCCCGGTGTGCATCCGGTCGATCGAGACGGCCGTCAACAGGCTTTGGACGCTGGTGATCAGGGTGACGGTGATCACCGCGATCACGACGGCCCCCCAGTTCCCGTCGGGTAGTTGGGGAAGCTGCAGCGCCTCCAGCACCGAGCCCTCGAGCCGGATGCGGGAGACGTCGAACGGCAAGATGACCGAGATGACCGTGACGGTGACGATGGCGACCAGCGGGCCGGGGATCTTGGCCAGCCGGGCCGGGGCCCAGCGCCACGCGATCAGAATGGCGATCACGAGCAGGCCCAGCGCGACCCCCGGCCGGTGCGCGCCGACGATTTGCGCGGGCAGACCGACAACGTTCGTCCACGCCGAACTCTGCGATTCACCGCCCAGCAATACGTGCACCTGCTGCAGCGCGATGGTGATTCCGATCCCTGCCAGCATGGCGTGCACCACGACCGGCGAGATCGCCAAAGCGGCCCGCGCAATCCGGCTGATACCCAACATGACTTGCAGTGCCCCGGCAATGGCGGTGATGAAACATGTTACCGCCCAGCCGAACTGGGAGACGAGATCGGCGACGACGACGGTGAGCCCGGCTGCCGGTCCACTCACCTGCAGTGGTGACCCGCCGATGCACCCGGCGACGATGCCCCCGACGATCGCTGCGATCAAACCCGACAGCACTGGAGCGTCGGATGCGATCGCGATTCCCAACGACAACGGAAGCGCCACCAGAAAGACCACCAACGATGCCGGCAGGTCGTAGGGCATGGCTGCGCGCAACCGGTCGACTCGAGTCGGCTCCGCCTGCTCGGGGTCGTGTTCACCTGGCCGCCGGGCGTGTTGCATCGACCCTCCCTGGGATATGCATAGAGACGCGCTGGGGTACCACCCGTAGCCGCGCCAAGACAGCAGTGTAATGCTCTGTGGCACAATCGATCACAGCCGCCGCGAACGTCGTTGTTCCGCTGTGCGTGCCTGCCTATGCCTATCGACGGTATGGGTCGGCCCACCCGGTCGCAACCTGACATTCCGGCCGCATATCGAATGCAAATGTTTGCCGCAGACGACTGTCGCAGCGCCGGTGGTGCCTGACGACGAGCTGGCACGCCGGAATGGATTGGGGCCCGGCTTATTTACTCGAGAACGAAGATCGGTATCTGCCGCGTCGTCTTGGCCTGATATTCGGCGTAGGGCGGATAAGCCTCGACCGCCCGCAGCCACCACTGCTCGCGTTCGGCCCCCTCGAGTTCGCGTGCCCTCAGCGAGACGATCCTTTCGCCATCTTGCAGCGACACGTCAGGATTGGCCTTCAGGTTGAAGTACCACAGGGGATGCGCGGGGGCGCCGCCTTTCGACGCCACCATGGCGTAACGGCCGTCGTGTTCGACCCGCATCATCGGGACGTACCGCTTCTTGCCGGACTTCGCGCCCGTGACGGTCACCAGAACCACGGGCCTATCGAGAATCTCGACCCCGTCGGTCGTTCCTTGTTTCAGGATTTGCTCGGTCTGCTCGCGCACCCAGTCCCTCGGGCTCAGTTCGATCTCGTCGGCCATACCCGATCTCAACACGTCCTCGCGCCCGAGTCATCCCCCGACGCGCAACGCCCACCCGTCGGCCCGCGCCGGGACGCGCACAGTCGGTTCATTGCTTAATCGATCTAACTAATGACCCGGGGGGCGGCGGGAGTTACCCCCTCGAATGACGCTCCCCGCGCTTATCAGGCCCGTTGACACATATCAGCGTGATTGATATAAAGGCGGTATGTCTCAGCCGACTCATGAAATGTTCGAAGCCGCCTATCGCGGCGAAGCCCCCGAGATGGGTGAGGGCAACCGCCCGCCGTGGAGCATCGGCGAACCGCAGCCGGAAATCGCGGCACTGATCGAGGCCGGGAAGTTCCACGGCGACGTGCTCGATGCCGGTTGCGGGGAGGCGGCGGTCTCGTTGTTCCTCGCCGAGCGCGGCTTCACCACGGTGGGCCTGGACCAGTCGCCCACCGCGATCAAGTTGGCGCGCGAGAAGGCCGCACGGCGCGGGCTCGCCAATGCCACCTTCGACGTCGCCGACATCAGCGACTTCAGTGGTTACGACGGTCGCTTCGGCACCATCGTCGACAGCACCCTTTTTCACTCGATGCCCGTGGAGCTGCGCGAGGGCTACCAGCGCTCCATCGTGCGGGCCGCCGCGCCCGGCGCCTCCTACTTCGTTCTGGTGTTCGACCGCGACGGGATGTCGGCCGACAGCCCGATCAATGCAGTGACCCAGGACGAGTTGCGCGACGTGGTCTCGAAGTACTGGGTGATTGACGAGATCCGGCCGGCGCGCATCCACGCCAACGTGCCCGACAGTTTCCTGGAAGGCGTGGAGGCTTTCGCCGTCAGCGACATCCGCGACGAGGGCAACGGCCGCAAGTCGATGCGGGCGTGGCTGTTGTCCGCGCATCTCGGCTAGCTTGACGGACCCGCCCAGGTTTCGGAGCGCGGGATTCGGGGAGACCCTGACGGGAGTGCCATAACCGGTCAGAGGAGATCTCACGTGGACCAGCAAGTCAATCTCGACCCGCCAGCCGCACCCGAGGACGCCACGCGGGCGACGGAGGACCAGCGCAAGCTGCAGGAGCAACTCGAGCACCAGAACGATGACCCGGACGGGCCCGGATTGCAGCAGTCCCGGCACGACACGGCCGACGAAAGCACCCGCTAGGTTGCCTCTCGGCGGATAGTGGTTGTTTCCAAGCGGGATCGCGACAGGTCGTCAGCTCCCGACGTGCGCCTGCGGTCATGTGCAAGCGCCGCCGCTGCCAGCCCCACCAACGCCAGGCCGCCGACCGTGGCCGCGGGAATCGCCCACGCGCGCCGGAGGAAGAGCGCGTTGCCGCATTGGCCGACGTAGTTCGTCCTGGGTCTGGCGGGCTGGCTGGGGCCTCCGTGGTCGTTCGTGTTGCCGTCGGCGACTGACGCCTGGGTGAGGTCCGTCGTGAAGCCGCTGCCGCATTTGACCTGCCAGCCGAACTGATCGTAGGCGTCGATGAACACCGGGAAA includes:
- a CDS encoding class I SAM-dependent methyltransferase, whose product is MSQPTHEMFEAAYRGEAPEMGEGNRPPWSIGEPQPEIAALIEAGKFHGDVLDAGCGEAAVSLFLAERGFTTVGLDQSPTAIKLAREKAARRGLANATFDVADISDFSGYDGRFGTIVDSTLFHSMPVELREGYQRSIVRAAAPGASYFVLVFDRDGMSADSPINAVTQDELRDVVSKYWVIDEIRPARIHANVPDSFLEGVEAFAVSDIRDEGNGRKSMRAWLLSAHLG
- a CDS encoding LLM class F420-dependent oxidoreductase translates to MRIGVVFPQTELGGDPAVVRAYGQGVEGLGFTHILAYDHVVGADPSVHRGWDGPYDIDSTFHEPFVMFGYLAAITSLELVTGVIILPQRQTALVAKQAAEVDLLTGGRFRLGIGVGWNAVEYEALGEKFTNRGKRSEEQVELMRRLWTQRSVTFDGTYHTVTAAGLAPLPTQRPIPVWIGTASQRGWERVGRLADGWFPMTGPGPGLDHAREQVRRAAAAAGRDAESLGMEGRVNWTGDRDKAAAAIAAWRAAGATHVSVNTMQSGFATVDDHLAALERIAADLR
- a CDS encoding 2-hydroxyacid dehydrogenase; translated protein: MTTKKLSSALRVGNFERTFEAELTARYDIATLPDGPGRADFLSEHAAGIRVVITSGPPGVDADTMAALPNLEVIVNNGAGVDLIDLPAARRRGIGVSNTPDVLSDTVADTAVGLILMTLRRFGAADRYVRAGRWVRDGPFPYGRDVSGLQVGILGLGRIGSAIATRLLGFDCAIAYHNRHRIDGSPYRYAGSPVELAESVDVLVVATTGDPKTRHLVDRTVLEALGPEGYLVNIARGSVVDQDALVELLAGGALGGAGLDVFVDEPRVPTALFDLDNVVLFPHIGSATARTRGAMALLAIRNLESYLDTGELVTPVLRPRR
- a CDS encoding SulP family inorganic anion transporter; its protein translation is MQHARRPGEHDPEQAEPTRVDRLRAAMPYDLPASLVVFLVALPLSLGIAIASDAPVLSGLIAAIVGGIVAGCIGGSPLQVSGPAAGLTVVVADLVSQFGWAVTCFITAIAGALQVMLGISRIARAALAISPVVVHAMLAGIGITIALQQVHVLLGGESQSSAWTNVVGLPAQIVGAHRPGVALGLLVIAILIAWRWAPARLAKIPGPLVAIVTVTVISVILPFDVSRIRLEGSVLEALQLPQLPDGNWGAVVIAVITVTLITSVQSLLTAVSIDRMHTGARTDFNRELIGQGAANMVSGAIGGLPIAGVIVRSAANVNAGARTRASTIMHGVWILMFALPFAGLVEQIPTAALAGLLIVIGIELLKPAHIETALRNGDLAVYLVTIVGVVFLNLLHGVMIGLAVAVMVTGWRVVRARVEAKAVGDEWQLTVEGACTFLALPRLTGVLATIPERTTVTIHMMATYLDHAAHQAISDWQRRHCATGGEVKLTHGLMNPHARVDKSPKTNRRAVHLSLVEADAG
- a CDS encoding nitroreductase family deazaflavin-dependent oxidoreductase; amino-acid sequence: MADEIELSPRDWVREQTEQILKQGTTDGVEILDRPVVLVTVTGAKSGKKRYVPMMRVEHDGRYAMVASKGGAPAHPLWYFNLKANPDVSLQDGERIVSLRARELEGAEREQWWLRAVEAYPPYAEYQAKTTRQIPIFVLE